Part of the Bacillus andreraoultii genome is shown below.
TTTTAAACCTGTTACACCAATAATGATTATCATTAGGCTCACTACACGCCCGAGGCTTTTTGACTCATTGAAAAAGATCATATTTACTAGTACAGCTGAAGCGGTTCCTATACCAATCCAAACTGCATAGGCAACACTTACTTGGAGATAATTAAAGGAGGCATAAAGAAATGCAAATGAACCGCCAAATCCACCGAAAAAAAGTAGTGTATGAAAGAATGATTTTCTTTCACTAAATCTATTTAAACCAATAACACCAACTAATTCAAATATT
Proteins encoded:
- a CDS encoding DMT family transporter; the protein is MGWIYVFLAAIFELVGVIGLNRFSERKSFFHTLLFFGGFGGSFAFLYASFNYLQVSVAYAVWIGIGTASAVLVNMIFFNESKSLGRVVSLMIIIIGVTGLKAVS